A section of the Amycolatopsis sp. AA4 genome encodes:
- a CDS encoding DUF2784 domain-containing protein: protein MAHVLADVTVAVHILALLFIGFGGFLAWRWPKVIFVHIFFAMWGVLVNVTPIPCPLTALEDFFRHQQGLGDLPGGFNAYYLYGTVIPRSLLPVVVVVALAVLVISYLGAYLRWRHRHDESPAHGVSLG, encoded by the coding sequence GTGGCGCACGTTCTCGCCGATGTCACCGTGGCCGTGCACATCCTCGCCCTGCTCTTCATCGGCTTCGGCGGCTTCCTCGCGTGGCGCTGGCCGAAGGTCATTTTCGTGCACATTTTCTTCGCGATGTGGGGCGTGCTGGTCAATGTCACGCCGATTCCGTGCCCGCTCACGGCGCTGGAGGATTTCTTCCGGCACCAGCAGGGTCTCGGCGATCTGCCCGGCGGGTTCAACGCGTATTACCTCTACGGCACGGTGATCCCGCGCTCGCTGCTGCCGGTGGTGGTCGTGGTGGCGCTGGCGGTGCTGGTGATCTCGTACCTGGGCGCGTACCTGAGGTGGCGCCACCGCCACGACGAGAGTCCGGC
- the pyrE gene encoding orotate phosphoribosyltransferase — protein MAYPGLDQTAKLELARLVSELAVVHGKVTLASGKEADYYVDLRRATLQHAAAPLIGKLLRQLTADWDYVAAGGLTLGADPVALAMLHSAAAEGVVLDAFVVRKAIKEHGMQRRIEGVEVRGQRVLAVEDTSTTGGSVLTAVEALREGGATVVGVATVVDRDTGAREAIEKAGLEYRYLLNKDDLGLS, from the coding sequence GTGGCGTACCCCGGGTTGGATCAAACTGCGAAGCTCGAACTGGCCAGGCTGGTCAGCGAACTGGCCGTCGTGCACGGCAAGGTCACCTTGGCCTCGGGCAAGGAAGCCGACTACTACGTCGACCTCCGGCGCGCGACGCTGCAGCACGCGGCCGCCCCGCTGATCGGCAAGCTGCTGCGGCAGCTCACCGCGGACTGGGACTACGTCGCGGCCGGCGGGCTCACCCTCGGCGCGGACCCGGTGGCGCTGGCGATGCTGCACTCCGCCGCGGCCGAGGGCGTGGTGCTCGACGCGTTCGTCGTCCGCAAGGCGATCAAGGAACACGGGATGCAGCGCCGGATCGAGGGCGTGGAGGTGCGCGGGCAGCGGGTGCTGGCCGTCGAGGACACCTCCACCACCGGCGGCAGCGTGCTCACCGCGGTCGAGGCGCTGCGCGAAGGCGGGGCCACCGTGGTCGGCGTCGCGACGGTCGTCGACCGCGACACCGGTGCGCGGGAAGCCATCGAGAAGGCCGGGCTCGAATACCGGTACCTGCTGAACAAGGACGACCTCGGGCTCAGCTGA
- a CDS encoding Asp23/Gls24 family envelope stress response protein has translation MTAEYVIAAPVIASVAARAAAETAGVVRLEPGLRGLATAWAREARQRWKGLEPAPADGVRVRAHEDRLTVEVDVVVSGADQAAAVGRAVQRAVFREVLAKTGRSVDAVRVSILDIEVGRR, from the coding sequence ATGACCGCCGAATACGTGATCGCCGCCCCGGTGATCGCGAGCGTCGCCGCCCGCGCGGCCGCTGAAACCGCCGGGGTGGTGCGCCTGGAACCGGGCCTGCGGGGTTTGGCGACCGCTTGGGCTCGCGAAGCCCGGCAGCGCTGGAAGGGCCTGGAACCGGCCCCCGCGGACGGGGTCCGGGTCCGCGCCCACGAAGACCGCCTGACCGTCGAGGTCGACGTGGTCGTCTCGGGTGCGGACCAGGCCGCCGCCGTGGGCCGCGCGGTGCAGCGGGCGGTGTTCCGGGAAGTCCTCGCGAAGACCGGTCGTTCCGTGGACGCCGTCCGGGTGTCCATTTTGGACATCGAAGTGGGGCGGCGGTGA
- a CDS encoding RNA polymerase sigma factor: MTTTSVPLDDATLVGRARDGDVHAYEQLVRRYQGPMFRLALKMLHHRGDAEDVVQEAFLGAWRKLGQLNDDNAFVGWLYRGTTNRCLNVIRARRPQADVDLDLAESPRRDTQPEHAAQVSGQLAALDEALQTLTPQQRACWLLREVHGRSYDEISEIVGANPTAVRGRIARARAQLAEVMKPWR; this comes from the coding sequence GTGACCACGACAAGTGTCCCGCTCGACGACGCCACCCTCGTCGGCCGTGCGCGAGACGGCGATGTGCACGCGTACGAGCAGCTCGTGCGGCGTTATCAGGGCCCGATGTTCCGGCTCGCCCTGAAGATGCTGCATCACCGCGGCGACGCCGAGGACGTAGTGCAGGAAGCGTTCCTCGGCGCGTGGCGGAAGCTGGGACAGCTGAACGACGACAACGCGTTCGTCGGCTGGCTGTACCGAGGAACGACCAACCGCTGCCTCAACGTGATCCGGGCGCGCCGCCCGCAGGCCGACGTCGACCTCGACCTGGCCGAATCGCCGCGCCGCGACACGCAGCCCGAGCACGCGGCCCAGGTCAGCGGCCAGCTCGCGGCGCTCGACGAGGCGCTTCAGACACTCACCCCGCAGCAACGGGCGTGCTGGCTGTTGCGTGAAGTGCACGGCCGGTCGTACGACGAGATCAGCGAGATCGTCGGCGCGAACCCCACCGCGGTCCGGGGGCGGATTGCCCGGGCCCGTGCGCAGCTGGCGGAGGTGATGAAGCCGTGGAGGTGA